A single window of Paenibacillus sp. FSL H8-0537 DNA harbors:
- a CDS encoding amino acid adenylation domain-containing protein, producing MTLTTRYDRVRLTSLRLAWGLLLTKYHEPGQLQLHMNEQGNPPVWSCKRTGEAPSCGKWTNLNLGCSVEETIESWLQRFQTMLGIPSMNEVIGASPQRCSSEWRDELEQIVYDDVRWNGHLHKNISIERFKSHLASLEEALLHKRNQLLRDVPMLLADEYTQLVRDFNQTTLAFPREKTIHGLFSERAASHSGRIAIVSNSGNLSYGELERESSRLAASLRKRGVGKGQMVAITADRTPEMLIGLLAILKAGAAYIPIDHRSPEAHNRIILEDCGAQIAVSRMRMPGLQTLNPYEASSYSEQSEFEMSALMSNDSELLAYVIYTSGTTGAPKGVMIRHRSVINYAAWFNAQYGTEEPLRVLLSANLTFDASVESIFCTLLGGGSVVMIQTELLMHQRAFRQFIDKHQVQVIHLVPTLLNRLLSEGERLASVHIVISGGEALEQGLKERLLHKGYRVFNHYGPTEATVVSVTAELKEGLPVTIGKPIGNTSLYIVNSYMQPCPIGVIGEICIAGEGLAMGYLQREELSKQRFVPNPFEPGALLYRTGDFGKWLPEGLVEYVGRVDDQLKINGILVHPETIRKAVEAHPAIQAAVVIFLPDAEGGKLIVYYRLEQTGSITVTVSVTELRSFLLQLLPPSIIPKQFVEMQEFPLNLNGKVDKKRLLAEQESV from the coding sequence ATGACGCTTACTACTAGGTATGATCGTGTACGATTAACGAGTTTACGGCTGGCTTGGGGGCTCTTGCTGACGAAATACCATGAGCCCGGGCAGCTTCAGCTGCACATGAATGAGCAAGGTAATCCGCCAGTGTGGAGCTGCAAGCGAACTGGCGAGGCTCCCAGCTGCGGCAAATGGACTAATTTGAATCTAGGCTGCTCAGTGGAGGAAACCATTGAAAGCTGGCTGCAGCGGTTTCAGACAATGCTTGGCATTCCTTCAATGAACGAGGTTATCGGAGCTTCTCCGCAGCGATGTTCCTCGGAATGGCGGGATGAGCTTGAGCAAATCGTGTATGACGATGTTAGATGGAATGGGCATTTGCACAAAAATATTTCTATAGAACGCTTCAAATCCCATCTGGCCAGCTTGGAGGAGGCGCTGCTTCACAAGCGGAATCAGCTGCTTAGGGATGTGCCCATGCTGCTAGCCGATGAATATACTCAGCTCGTAAGGGACTTCAACCAGACAACACTTGCGTTTCCACGGGAGAAGACGATACACGGACTATTCTCAGAGCGCGCGGCGTCGCATTCGGGACGTATAGCGATCGTTTCGAACTCTGGCAATTTGTCCTACGGGGAGCTGGAGAGAGAATCCAGCAGACTGGCTGCCTCGCTGCGCAAGAGAGGGGTAGGAAAGGGACAAATGGTTGCCATTACGGCTGACCGCACGCCGGAAATGCTGATCGGTTTATTGGCGATTTTGAAAGCAGGCGCCGCATACATCCCCATTGATCACCGCTCCCCGGAGGCGCATAACCGCATCATTTTGGAGGACTGCGGAGCTCAAATCGCAGTCTCCCGCATGCGAATGCCGGGACTTCAGACGCTTAATCCCTATGAGGCCTCGTCTTACTCGGAGCAGTCTGAGTTTGAGATGAGCGCTCTCATGTCGAACGATTCAGAACTGCTGGCGTATGTCATCTATACATCGGGAACGACGGGAGCCCCTAAGGGAGTTATGATTCGGCATCGGAGCGTCATCAATTATGCAGCTTGGTTTAACGCTCAATACGGAACCGAGGAGCCACTTCGTGTGCTTCTATCCGCCAATTTGACGTTTGACGCATCGGTAGAGTCGATCTTTTGCACCTTGCTAGGGGGTGGCAGCGTCGTCATGATTCAAACCGAGCTGTTGATGCATCAGCGTGCATTTCGGCAATTCATTGACAAGCATCAGGTACAGGTCATTCATCTCGTCCCTACGCTGCTGAATCGTCTGCTGTCGGAAGGAGAGCGGCTTGCTAGCGTGCATATTGTGATTTCTGGAGGAGAAGCCCTTGAGCAAGGGTTGAAGGAACGGCTTCTGCACAAGGGATATCGGGTTTTTAATCACTACGGTCCGACGGAGGCGACGGTTGTGTCCGTAACCGCCGAGCTGAAAGAAGGCTTGCCAGTAACGATTGGCAAACCGATTGGAAATACAAGCCTTTACATCGTTAATTCATACATGCAGCCATGCCCGATTGGTGTGATTGGGGAAATCTGCATCGCCGGAGAAGGCTTGGCTATGGGGTATCTGCAACGCGAGGAGCTGTCGAAGCAAAGGTTTGTTCCGAATCCATTCGAACCAGGAGCTTTGCTATACCGCACTGGCGACTTTGGAAAATGGCTGCCGGAGGGGCTTGTCGAGTATGTGGGCAGAGTCGACGATCAATTGAAAATAAATGGCATACTTGTTCATCCTGAAACGATTCGTAAAGCGGTTGAGGCTCATCCAGCGATTCAAGCTGCCGTTGTCATTTTTTTACCGGACGCTGAAGGAGGTAAGCTGATTGTTTATTATCGCCTGGAGCAGACGGGTTCGATAACGGTCACGGTATCGGTAACGGAACTGCGAAGTTTTTTACTTCAGCTGCTGCCGCCCTCGATCATCCCTAAGCAGTTCGTGGAGATGCAGGAATTTCCGCTTAATTTAAATGGGAAGGTGGATAAAAAACGACTGCTTGCTGAGCAGGAGAGCGTATAA
- a CDS encoding nicotianamine synthase family protein has protein sequence MEDFSTATTSHTGSTLSIQKVDGFIDFIREINEFLQKEDDLSPANRRVTNRIGRLSQQLRAYYSPEEVKAVLSHEYMVLNQRMLQDKLSQAEFLAELADSKHIVRAEDSALDIVTRLPYWTIYIALVSEELSTFRQFIRQDDRMENSPVVFVGSGPIPLTPIILHLFSNVEVICLDIDPAACEASCSVLEKMGLRTKVSVIMKNGAEFDYSPYNRIFVASLVQNKLAVLGQISRTSQSPLVAVRTAEGMRQIMYEAIDESQLNMQGWRVAARTWPDAKLVINSTLFLERVDNFAASD, from the coding sequence ATGGAGGATTTTTCAACCGCTACCACTAGTCATACAGGCAGCACACTGAGCATTCAAAAGGTAGATGGCTTTATCGATTTTATCCGTGAAATAAATGAATTTCTTCAAAAAGAAGATGATCTTTCTCCAGCTAATCGACGGGTGACGAATAGGATTGGACGCCTTTCACAGCAATTACGTGCCTACTATTCGCCTGAGGAAGTCAAGGCCGTTCTAAGCCATGAATATATGGTATTGAACCAGCGAATGCTGCAGGATAAGTTGTCACAAGCTGAATTTTTAGCAGAGCTGGCTGATTCTAAGCATATTGTTAGAGCGGAGGATTCCGCTTTGGATATCGTCACTCGTTTGCCCTACTGGACGATATACATAGCCTTGGTTAGCGAGGAGCTTTCCACGTTTCGCCAGTTTATTCGACAAGACGATCGGATGGAAAATTCGCCGGTTGTGTTTGTTGGCAGTGGGCCGATACCGCTAACTCCAATTATTCTTCATTTATTTTCTAACGTGGAGGTCATCTGCCTTGATATCGACCCGGCGGCCTGTGAGGCATCCTGCTCTGTCCTCGAAAAAATGGGATTAAGGACTAAAGTGAGTGTCATTATGAAAAACGGAGCAGAGTTCGATTACAGCCCTTACAACCGGATTTTTGTGGCTAGCCTCGTTCAAAATAAGCTGGCAGTGCTTGGACAAATAAGTCGTACATCCCAGAGTCCTCTTGTAGCTGTTCGGACGGCTGAGGGCATGAGGCAAATTATGTATGAAGCGATTGATGAATCGCAGCTGAACATGCAGGGCTGGCGGGTTGCCGCACGAACTTGGCCTGACGCTAAACTAGTCATCAACTCCACTTTGTTTTTGGAGCGTGTGGACAATTTTGCCGCGTCGGATTGA
- a CDS encoding GNAT family N-acetyltransferase, producing MRTKEGYPLEIRRLYHLELQEIRALMLEVISRLPFQDLFAMNDEDYFLELIDGMGEIYGAFNNGKLVAYSVLAFPGVSEINLGTEFGVPEKELPFVAVLDSTVVHESVRGLGLQRFFHELREKRAKEKECLYLYSTVHPQNHTSIKNLEAAGFTLQFTRPMYGGKNRHCYSKRLIGLKKDDS from the coding sequence ATGCGTACAAAAGAGGGTTACCCATTAGAGATACGACGTTTATATCATCTGGAACTACAGGAAATACGAGCGCTTATGCTTGAGGTAATTTCGCGGCTGCCGTTTCAGGATCTTTTTGCAATGAATGATGAAGATTACTTCCTCGAGCTTATTGATGGAATGGGTGAGATATACGGTGCTTTTAATAACGGGAAATTAGTTGCTTATTCCGTTTTGGCATTTCCCGGTGTAAGTGAGATTAACCTAGGAACTGAGTTTGGAGTGCCGGAAAAAGAATTGCCCTTTGTTGCAGTATTGGATTCAACTGTAGTCCATGAATCCGTTCGCGGGCTTGGTCTGCAAAGATTCTTTCATGAGCTGAGAGAAAAGCGTGCTAAGGAAAAAGAATGTCTGTACCTATATTCAACTGTTCATCCTCAGAACCATACAAGTATTAAAAATCTAGAAGCTGCGGGTTTTACTCTTCAGTTTACGCGACCAATGTACGGAGGCAAGAATAGACATTGCTACTCGAAACGACTAATTGGGCTAAAGAAGGACGATAGTTGA
- a CDS encoding glycoside hydrolase family 43 protein — MSKKQLGDIHFRDPYILVDQGRKKYYLYGSIGQNVWSGKAIGFDVYESEDLAEWNGPIACFRPEPDFWSDHHYWAPEVYEWEGRFYMFASFKADGIPRVTGVLAADQPQGPFELWSRSLTPQDWECLDGTLFVDNDGEPWMVFCKEWVQVQDGEMYAVRITRDFKEAVGEPTLLFKASDAVWSVGGGDNQQNYVTDGPFLHRMENGELVMMWSTSGQEGYTIGIARSASGQIAGPWIQDAEPLFAKDGGHGMLFRTFEGQLCLTIHAPNKHPQERPVIFRLEEADGQFILLNQME; from the coding sequence GTGAGCAAAAAACAGCTGGGAGATATTCATTTTCGCGATCCGTATATACTAGTGGACCAAGGCCGCAAAAAATATTATTTGTACGGCTCCATCGGGCAAAATGTATGGAGCGGCAAAGCGATTGGCTTTGACGTTTATGAGAGCGAGGATCTCGCTGAGTGGAACGGCCCTATTGCCTGCTTCCGTCCTGAGCCCGATTTCTGGTCGGATCATCATTACTGGGCACCGGAGGTGTACGAGTGGGAAGGCCGCTTCTATATGTTCGCCAGCTTCAAAGCGGACGGCATTCCGAGGGTGACGGGCGTTCTGGCGGCAGACCAGCCGCAAGGGCCGTTCGAGCTGTGGAGCAGGTCGCTGACTCCGCAGGATTGGGAATGCCTGGATGGCACGCTGTTCGTCGACAACGATGGCGAGCCATGGATGGTGTTCTGCAAGGAGTGGGTGCAGGTGCAGGATGGCGAAATGTATGCGGTTCGGATTACACGTGATTTTAAGGAAGCGGTCGGGGAGCCGACTTTATTGTTCAAAGCCTCGGATGCTGTATGGTCGGTTGGCGGCGGCGATAATCAGCAAAATTATGTCACAGACGGCCCTTTCCTGCATCGGATGGAAAATGGCGAGCTGGTCATGATGTGGTCGACGTCTGGTCAGGAAGGTTATACGATAGGCATTGCCCGCTCAGCTTCCGGGCAGATCGCGGGGCCTTGGATTCAGGATGCCGAGCCATTGTTCGCGAAGGACGGAGGACATGGCATGCTGTTCAGAACGTTTGAAGGCCAGCTATGCCTGACGATTCATGCGCCTAATAAGCACCCGCAGGAGCGGCCGGTTATTTTTCGCTTGGAAGAAGCGGATGGCCAATTTATTTTGCTTAATCAAATGGAATAA